In the genome of Deinococcus gobiensis I-0, the window GTAGAAGATGTCCCCGCCCGCCTTCTTACTCGGTCCCTGATCACGGCCCCGCGTGCTGTGCGTGAACGTCAGCTGACCCTCCCCCAGCGGCGTGCGGTTGTCCGCCAGGATGGCCAGTGCCAGCCGATTCGCCACATGGCGCCCGTACTGTTCCTGCGCCGCGCGCTGGATCGCCACCTTGAGTTGGATCTCCGGCACTGGACGGGCATTGGTACCTGTGCTCATGCCTCTTCCTTCCAACCCTTGCCACTGCGCTTGACCATGACGAAGGTCATGAACGGATAGGCTGCCTGCACCTCGCGCCACTTCACCTTGAACTCGGCCGTCTCCACGCCCTTCACGTCCCGCGTATCCACCCGCCCGTCCGCCCAGAAGCACAGGAAGTCCGCCACGTACCGGGTGCCCCCGGGCAGGTAGAAGACCGGCTGCCGCATCACGCCCACGAGCTGCTGTGCCCGGAGGGCCAGCTGCAGCACGTCGTGATAGTCCGCCTCGGCCTTGCTGTCGAACGAGACGCCGGCGCGCTCCGTCCGGACTGCCCCGAACTTGTGCGTGGCCTTGCGACCCGGCTGGAAGCGGGTCACGCCTCCACCCAGAACTCGGCCTGCCGTCCCCGCCCACCGGTCTCGATCCTCACCACACCGCGCCGGGCCAGGTGATGCGCGAAAGCACTCGCCAGCTGAAGGGGCAGCCCACACTCGTCGG includes:
- a CDS encoding DUF1064 domain-containing protein, with product MTRFQPGRKATHKFGAVRTERAGVSFDSKAEADYHDVLQLALRAQQLVGVMRQPVFYLPGGTRYVADFLCFWADGRVDTRDVKGVETAEFKVKWREVQAAYPFMTFVMVKRSGKGWKEEA